From the Flavobacterium galactosidilyticum genome, one window contains:
- a CDS encoding serine hydrolase domain-containing protein, translating to MNFIKKTNILHISLLFLVLSSCNKEKKKVELSDGELPKSTMPKMKPLQKAETKLTAEYSNTKKHEIEAFYNKNWPNNSANGSILVAQNGQIIFERYEGYANFREKTLITKSTPLHLASVSKVITATAILKLINAKKIDLDQKVNTILREFPYPDVTIKTLLNHRSGIRNYAYFTDRDKTVWDRHNILTNQDILTIMATKNIGLEFKTDTRFSYCNTNYAMLALIIEKITKQSFEDAMKNIIFEPLGMKNTYVFNYNRDKDTAVTSYKGNKVEIGTDYLDAVYGDKNIYSTPRDLLKFDRARNAANFLTPELNAMVYKPYSNERKGTKNYGLGIRMVNWETGQNFYFHNGWWHGNTSSYITLPKEGVTIIALSNKFTRKTYDVRKLSVLFGDYPFKIGDE from the coding sequence ATGAATTTTATTAAAAAAACAAATATACTACATATATCGCTGCTCTTTTTGGTTTTAAGTTCTTGTAATAAAGAGAAAAAAAAAGTTGAGTTAAGTGATGGTGAACTCCCGAAGAGTACCATGCCTAAAATGAAGCCATTACAAAAGGCAGAAACCAAACTTACCGCAGAATACAGCAATACTAAAAAACATGAAATTGAGGCTTTTTACAATAAAAACTGGCCTAATAACAGTGCGAATGGAAGCATATTAGTTGCACAAAACGGCCAGATTATTTTTGAAAGATATGAAGGCTATGCTAATTTCAGAGAAAAAACTTTAATTACTAAATCTACTCCGCTTCATCTAGCATCAGTTAGTAAGGTCATAACAGCTACTGCAATTTTGAAATTAATTAATGCAAAAAAAATTGATCTCGATCAAAAAGTGAATACGATTTTAAGGGAATTTCCTTATCCTGATGTTACGATTAAAACGCTATTAAATCACCGAAGCGGGATTCGTAATTACGCCTATTTTACGGATCGCGATAAAACAGTCTGGGACCGCCATAATATATTGACTAATCAAGATATTTTGACTATCATGGCAACTAAAAATATTGGGCTGGAATTTAAGACCGATACTCGTTTTAGTTATTGCAATACGAATTATGCCATGTTGGCATTAATTATCGAAAAAATAACCAAGCAATCGTTCGAAGATGCAATGAAGAATATTATTTTCGAGCCATTGGGCATGAAAAACACCTACGTATTTAACTACAATAGGGATAAAGACACTGCTGTAACATCCTATAAAGGAAACAAAGTAGAAATAGGTACTGATTATTTAGATGCCGTTTATGGAGACAAGAATATATATTCGACACCACGAGATTTGTTGAAATTTGACAGAGCTCGAAATGCAGCTAATTTTTTAACGCCAGAACTGAATGCGATGGTTTACAAACCGTACAGCAATGAACGTAAAGGCACAAAAAATTATGGTCTTGGTATACGAATGGTGAACTGGGAAACTGGTCAAAATTTTTACTTTCATAACGGTTGGTGGCACGGAAACACCTCATCTTATATTACTTTACCTAAAGAGGGAGTTACCATTATTGCATTATCCAATAAATTTACCCGTAAAACGTACGATGTCCGAAAATTATCGGTTTTGTTTGGCGACTATCCTTTTAAAATAGGTGACGAATAA